The Triticum aestivum cultivar Chinese Spring chromosome 7B, IWGSC CS RefSeq v2.1, whole genome shotgun sequence genome window below encodes:
- the LOC123158527 gene encoding F-box protein At5g03100 → MSAPASIPCGSKSVRGNDNGIDRLSSLSDDLLHHVMSFLPTPEVVRTSLLSPRWRNLWSSVPFIHINNKDFVVKNDVGIACFDNHKLENFVDHLLLLRDGTVSLDEVRVVITTRSSKKSSVWIRHAIKHKVRLLHISGFHHHLILDSTAMFPSLYLKRIRLWYVRLNDWFDKPLNYDWPVLEHLELECCILDTRRISSSSLKVLHIIDCIIGNDLLIGARKLTHLSVIDPECRRGAIVTWDLSSLVSASLSLGSEFHYDDNTEVDHHLLDGLSHATTLELHAPLPELTFERGLQACPMFSNLTSLVLGDWCMAADFYPLFRIVHRPPMLKELTVKLKMEHCETRKEVESASLPSRQAPAIRGYPRIERIKICCSKDDPRIGTLVQALLPIFIPDGKISIEGY, encoded by the exons ATGTCGGCACCAGCATCCATTCCCTGTGGTTCCAAGAGTGTGCGAGGCAACGACAACGGTATCGACAGGCTCAGCAGCCTGTCCGACGATCTGCTCCACCACGTGATGTCCTTCCTGCCGACGCCGGAGGTCGTGCGCACAAGTCTtctctcaccaaggtggcgcaatCTCTGGAGCTCTGTTCCATTTATCCACATCAACAACAAAGACTTCGTGGTTAAAAATGATGTGGGCATTGCTTGCTTTGATAACCACAAGCTGGAGAACTTCGTGGACCACTTGCTGCTCTTGCGTGACGGCACTGTTTCCTTGGATGAGGTCCGGGTCGTCATCACGACTCGCAGTAGTAAGAAGAGTTCTGTGTGGATTCGTCATGCCATCAAGCACAAAGTTCGTCTCCTTCATATTTCTGGATTTCACCACCATCTGATTTTGGATAGCACAGCAATGTTTCCTTCTCTGTACCTCAAAAGAATCAGGCTCTGGTATGTCCGTTTGAACGATTGGTTCGATAAGCCGCTGAATTATGACTGGCCTGTGCTCGAACATCTAGAGTTGGAGTGTTGCATTCTCGATACAAGGAGGATCTCATCGAGCTCACTCAAGGTTCTACATATCATCGACTGCATCATTGGCAATGATCTCCTGATTGGTGCTAGGAAGCTTACCCATCTCTCTGTCATTGACCCAGAATGTCGTCGTGGTGCTATAGTTACCTGGGATCTGTCTTCTCTAGTGTCAGCTTCGCTTAGTCTAGGGTCTGAGTTTCATTATGATGATAACACAGAAGTAGATCATCATCTACTTGATGGCCTTTCACATGCCACAACATTGGAGTTGCATGCACCGTTACCTGAG CTCACATTCGAGAGGGGTTTGCAAGCATGCCCGATGTTTAGCAATCTGACGAGCTTGGTGCTGGGTGATTGGTGCATGGCTGCTGACTTCTACCCACTGTTCCGTATTGTCCATCGCCCGCCCATGCTGAAAGAGCTAACTGTTAAGCTCAAGATG GAGCACTGTGAAACACGCAAGGAGGTTGAATCTGCTTCATTACCATCAAGGCAAGCACCGGCAATCAGGGGCTATCCTCGTATCGAGAGAATCAAGATATGCTGCAGCAAAGATGATCCTAGGATCGGTACGTTGGTGCAGGCGCTGCTACCGATCTTCATCCCAGACGGGAAAATCAGTATCGAGGGTTACTAA